A single Bacteroidota bacterium DNA region contains:
- a CDS encoding inositol monophosphatase, which produces MDLEKICKEVIPVVKTVGLFIKQQRITFNESKVEFKGGNDLVSYVDKTAEEQLVKYLQLLLPEAGFITEENTIDKKGDVYNWIIDPLDGTTNFVHGLPCYCVSVGLAKNNKPILGVIYEINLDECFYAWEKGGAYLNNKVISVTNTLSLSKSLIATGFPYDSKGTIDASFNTIKYLQSNSRGVRRLGSAAADMAYVACGRLEAFYQEKLNAWDIAAGVIIVQEAGGVVTDFEGGENYLFGRELIASNRGIQNELKQIVFDNYKKTTLYIEK; this is translated from the coding sequence ATGGACTTAGAGAAAATTTGCAAAGAAGTTATTCCTGTTGTAAAAACGGTTGGGCTTTTTATTAAGCAACAGCGTATTACATTTAATGAGAGTAAGGTAGAGTTTAAAGGAGGAAACGATTTGGTTTCCTACGTAGATAAAACAGCGGAAGAGCAATTAGTAAAATACCTGCAATTGTTGCTGCCTGAGGCAGGTTTTATAACGGAGGAAAATACTATTGATAAAAAGGGCGATGTGTATAATTGGATAATTGACCCGCTAGATGGTACAACTAACTTTGTACACGGATTGCCTTGCTATTGTGTAAGTGTGGGGTTGGCAAAGAATAATAAACCCATATTAGGTGTTATATATGAAATAAACTTAGATGAATGTTTTTATGCGTGGGAGAAGGGGGGAGCTTACTTAAACAATAAAGTGATTAGTGTAACAAATACACTAAGCCTATCAAAGTCACTAATAGCGACAGGTTTTCCGTATGATAGCAAAGGCACAATCGATGCTAGTTTTAACACAATAAAGTATTTGCAGAGCAACTCGCGAGGAGTGAGGCGTCTTGGCTCAGCAGCAGCAGATATGGCTTATGTAGCTTGTGGTAGACTAGAAGCTTTTTATCAAGAAAAATTGAATGCGTGGGATATTGCTGCGGGTGTAATCATTGTTCAAGAAGCAGGTGGGGTAGTAACGGATTTTGAAGGAGGCGAAAATTATTTATTTGGTAGGGAATTGATTGCGTCTAATAGGGGAATACAGAATGAGTTAAAACAGATAGTTTTTGACAATTACAAGAAGACTACTTTATATATAGAGAAATGA
- a CDS encoding S49 family peptidase — MKKGTLEKLTLLLILIVCASSFIQAQSKLIYKFDIKREIDPAAWRQTQAAFDNAEEQKADYILIHMNTYGGMVDMADKICTKILDSKIPVIVFIDKNAASAGALISIACDSIYMAPGASIGAATVVDQAGTPQPEKYQSYMRSKLRATAEVNKRDPRIAEAMNDPRIKIENVNDSGKVLTFTTEEAIKNGYCEGEVKNIDDVIARLGITNSEIKEYKPSTIEAIVDFLLSPAVSGILIMVIIGGIYFELQAPGIGFPLFAAIGAAVLYFAPLYLEGLAANWEIALFVLGVVLVVVELFAIPGFGVIGISGIVCIVLGLTLSLVGAMPTIDAPVDLPPFEGFVKSLFVVVLSIVLSVGVSMYLGPKLMDTKLFGKFVLQTTQASNKGYVSADIDTSFLIGKSGLAFTVLRPSGKVEIESEVYDAIAMNGYIEKGDKVEVVKTESAQVLVRKSL; from the coding sequence ATGAAAAAAGGTACCCTAGAAAAACTCACTCTACTGCTTATCCTAATTGTATGCGCAAGCAGTTTTATTCAAGCTCAATCCAAACTTATCTATAAATTCGATATCAAGCGCGAGATAGACCCAGCTGCATGGCGTCAAACGCAGGCAGCGTTTGACAATGCGGAGGAGCAAAAAGCCGATTACATTCTTATTCACATGAACACCTACGGAGGCATGGTGGATATGGCTGATAAAATTTGCACCAAAATTTTGGATTCGAAAATTCCTGTTATCGTTTTTATAGATAAAAATGCGGCATCTGCCGGAGCACTTATTTCTATTGCTTGCGATAGTATTTACATGGCTCCAGGAGCCAGCATTGGCGCTGCAACTGTGGTTGATCAAGCCGGTACACCTCAGCCGGAAAAATACCAGTCGTACATGCGTTCAAAATTGCGTGCTACAGCAGAAGTAAATAAAAGAGACCCTAGAATTGCAGAAGCAATGAACGACCCAAGAATAAAAATTGAAAACGTAAATGATTCCGGCAAGGTGTTGACATTTACTACGGAAGAAGCCATAAAAAATGGCTATTGCGAGGGTGAAGTAAAAAATATTGATGATGTTATTGCGCGCTTAGGAATTACAAATTCCGAAATAAAAGAATACAAGCCTTCTACAATTGAGGCTATTGTTGACTTTTTGCTAAGTCCTGCCGTTAGTGGCATTTTAATTATGGTAATTATTGGCGGAATCTATTTTGAATTGCAGGCTCCTGGCATTGGCTTTCCGCTGTTTGCTGCTATTGGAGCTGCTGTGCTTTACTTTGCTCCTCTTTACTTAGAAGGGCTTGCGGCTAACTGGGAGATAGCATTATTTGTGTTGGGTGTAGTATTAGTTGTTGTAGAGCTTTTTGCTATTCCGGGCTTTGGTGTAATTGGTATTTCGGGTATTGTGTGCATTGTGTTAGGGTTAACATTGAGTTTAGTAGGCGCAATGCCAACAATAGACGCTCCGGTTGATTTACCTCCGTTTGAAGGATTTGTAAAATCACTGTTTGTGGTAGTGCTTTCTATTGTGTTGTCTGTGGGCGTTTCCATGTATCTTGGGCCTAAGCTAATGGATACAAAACTGTTTGGAAAATTTGTTTTGCAAACTACACAAGCTTCAAACAAAGGGTACGTAAGCGCTGATATAGATACTTCTTTTTTGATTGGCAAATCAGGCCTAGCTTTTACGGTATTAAGACCATCCGGTAAAGTAGAAATTGAATCGGAAGTGTACGATGCTATTGCCATGAATGGCTATATTGAAAAAGGTGATAAGGTGGAAGTGGTAAAGACAGAATCCGCACAAGTATTGGTACGCAAGAGTTTGTAA
- a CDS encoding serine hydrolase — MKSKLLLILVSVFFLSTSVFAQFPSVYKARLDFVFDSVCNAHNIKGAAANVLIPNVGVWNGVHGISEVGVPITKSMLFPIGSNTKTYTAVMILKLQELGLLSINDTIGTWFPGNPNIPGKITIKQLLRHQSGLYDYFNSNPATFDSLNADFTRTWQPTEMFQFIKAPIANPGGAFNYCNTNYLLAGLIIEQVTGLSYHMALRNYIFTPFNLQHTITPPFETTLDTIPNGWTADIMGYQEDMQVNYGWSNNAFLSMASAAGAICATAEDLSWFWDNLMHSQTILNASSLNDMKQFIFSGSGSSYGLGLFRFTNFYAGKTVYSHGGTCFGYISENLFEPTTNVSVSVLTNQDSVSNNAILVSSVRGLFKESLGMLSIPAFVNNYTNDEQLLVYPNPAGDVVNIEFNENGLHAVSVMDISGAVVFETQASSNYVIVETSKFANGIYQLLTIDNSSGRRKTTKLVVAR, encoded by the coding sequence ATGAAATCTAAATTGCTATTAATTTTAGTTTCAGTTTTTTTTCTGAGTACCTCTGTATTTGCTCAATTTCCTTCGGTATATAAGGCGCGATTAGATTTTGTCTTTGACAGTGTGTGTAATGCACACAACATAAAAGGAGCTGCCGCAAATGTTCTTATTCCTAATGTTGGCGTGTGGAATGGTGTTCATGGAATTTCGGAAGTTGGGGTGCCAATCACCAAAAGTATGTTATTCCCAATCGGTAGCAATACCAAAACATATACAGCCGTAATGATTCTTAAATTGCAAGAATTAGGATTGTTGAGTATCAATGATACAATTGGCACGTGGTTTCCTGGCAATCCTAATATTCCCGGAAAAATTACCATCAAACAATTGTTGCGCCATCAAAGTGGATTGTACGACTATTTTAATTCCAACCCCGCCACGTTTGATAGTTTGAATGCCGATTTTACAAGAACTTGGCAACCTACAGAGATGTTTCAATTTATAAAGGCACCAATTGCAAATCCCGGAGGGGCTTTCAATTATTGCAATACGAATTATTTATTGGCGGGATTAATTATCGAACAAGTAACCGGATTGTCTTACCATATGGCGTTGCGAAATTATATTTTTACTCCATTTAATTTGCAGCACACTATTACTCCTCCTTTTGAAACTACTCTAGACACCATCCCCAACGGTTGGACTGCTGATATTATGGGATACCAAGAAGATATGCAAGTTAACTATGGATGGTCTAACAATGCTTTTTTGTCAATGGCTTCCGCGGCCGGTGCTATATGTGCAACTGCCGAAGATTTATCATGGTTTTGGGATAATTTGATGCATAGCCAAACCATTTTAAATGCAAGTTCGTTGAATGACATGAAACAATTTATATTCTCAGGAAGTGGATCTTCCTACGGTTTGGGGCTATTTAGATTTACTAATTTTTATGCGGGAAAAACGGTTTATTCTCACGGAGGTACCTGTTTTGGATATATTTCTGAAAATTTATTCGAGCCTACTACAAATGTTAGTGTATCAGTTCTTACAAATCAAGACAGCGTAAGTAATAATGCCATACTTGTAAGTTCTGTTAGAGGGCTTTTTAAAGAGAGCCTTGGAATGCTATCCATTCCTGCATTTGTAAATAACTATACAAATGACGAACAATTGCTTGTATATCCTAACCCTGCTGGTGATGTTGTAAATATTGAGTTTAATGAAAATGGACTGCATGCGGTATCTGTAATGGATATTTCCGGAGCTGTAGTTTTTGAAACTCAGGCAAGCTCGAATTATGTAATTGTTGAAACCAGTAAATTCGCGAACGGGATATATCAATTGCTAACAATTGATAATAGTTCAGGAAGAAGAAAAACAACTAAGCTTGTTGTAGCAAGGTGA